The following DNA comes from Weissella koreensis KACC 15510.
TAATTACGTGCTTAAAAATTATAGATTTGCCCGCTGGCATGTTCGCTTTGACTTAATTGTTGAAGCGATTTTTTAAGGAGTAGTATACAACAATTAGGAGGATGGGTATGGATGTTTTAAAATGGATATTAATGATTACTATTATTTTGCAATATATAATTATGGGATCATATCAAATATGGATTAAATTTCCGCACAAAAGAAGAATAGCCAGAGGAATAATGTATTTTATAACCGGCATTGCACTTGTGGTAGTTATTTATATTTACTTATCAAATAAATCAAATTCAGACGGAATAAAAAATATTATGTCTTCATTAGTTACTTTACTAATTACATTGTTTCCTTTGTTCAACGTAAAGGGTAATGGTATAAGAGATGAAACAAAATGGCGTCAAGACTTAAAATCATGGATTAGTAGTGATTTGGATAAATCGAAAGGTAAAATAGAATTAAGAAGATTATTACGTGGAAGTGTAAGTCCAGAAGCCATCAGATTTGTTTATGTTAATAAAAAACTAAGTTTTAAAAATGCAGAAAAAGAGATAATTAAACCTCGTTTTTGGATGAACCCTAAAAAGGAAGTAGATAATGAAGGTAAAACAATAGGCTACATAGGATCTTGTTTTTGGTGTGAACCTAAATTTAAACCAGAAAATCAACAAACAGAAACTATGAAATATGGCAGAATTTCAGCAATTGATTTATATGTAGCCACTAAAGTATCGGATGACAATATTAGTATGAAAGATTTACTTGATGTCGTATCAGTCCTTTTAAAGTATGACTGGGATTACGCTAATGAAAAGGTACCAATGTTTTATTGGAAATCATCAGATACTACAGAATAAGAATTATTTAGAAGTTTAGTACTGAATTTACTAAGCTTTTTTAATTCCCCCCGCTTATGTTGTAATAAATTAATAAATAATACCGTCTTTTTAAAATACCCCCCCATTATAAAAAATAACAATTCAATGAATTTGGGACACCGAGGTAAAATGTCTCGACTGTCTAAAATATGCTAAAAACGTGTAGGGTGGGGGTAACGTTGTTAAATCATTGATACAATTGAATTTATGCAAAAAAATAAACGTCCAAAACGGGCGTTTTTTAGTTATTTGTGGTCTAAAACGACGGCTAAAAATAGATTGTTTTAATTACGAATAGCTTTAAATTAATCTTTATATCCATTAAGCCACCCTATATAAAAGTTTTCAAAAATTAGATATTTCTATAAGATCATGAACTGTGTGCGCTCCTTTAATATGAAAATATGCGGGGGGAGAGTGTTATATTCTAAAGTCGTATGTGTCTCTGATATTATCCATAATTAATTGAATAGGATCATTCCCTCATCAAAAAAACGACCTAGACTATAACTAGATCGTTTTATCTTATTTCTACTTTGCGACTGCTTTATTAATTTCTACAGCTATCTTTAATAAGTCATGATGATTTCGCACATCCCCACCAGTCTTTTTATAACGTTGGGTGAATTTTTGACGTATTTTGTTAATGTGATTAGGCGTTGTCTTGTAGATTCTAGCAAGTGTATTGGCGGTTAGCTTATCCTTACCGTAGCTTTGATTTAGTATGTCCTGCTCGTCGTCTGTGAGCGTGCTAAAGGTGGTTTCAATATGATTGGTCTGATGTTCTACTAAGTCCCTTACCTGCGTATATATGTCAATTTGGTCTGTATTTAACTTTGGCGTACTAAAGTCACTATCTAATATCATGTTACATAACTTAAACTCAATTGCTAAGCGTCCGCCAAAATAATCGTATAAAGTTGTTGAGAATGCCATAAGTGATACCTCGCAAATATAGTACTGTAGATTAAATCTATTTTCTTAAATCGTGTAATTAGGACTGAGATTATGATACAATTATATCTTAAACGGTTGAGCGTAAGCTTCAAGAATTGTTAGTCGGGGAACTAACCTTTTTTGAAGCTTTTTTAATTTTAGGAGGTATAATGGAATATTTATTATTATTTTTATTGACTATTGTTACGATTGCTCTGGGTAAAATAGGCAAACGCTTTGGACTATCTGAAGTAGTTGGACAATTATTATCTGGGATATTTTTGGGAACAAGTTTTTTAAATATAGTACACCCAAGTAATTTAATTCACTTAATTGCGGAGGTAGGTGTATTTCTATTAATGCTTAATTCAGGACTTGAATCAGATTTAAAAGAGATGAAAAAATATATTAAAGCTTCTTCCACGATCGCCGTGGCGGGGGTATTATTTCCCTTGATAGCTTTTCCAATTACATTTTTATTATTTGGGTATAGTGTTCAGGCATCAATTTTTGCTGGTGTTGTTTTTTCAGCTACGTCAATTTCTATTACGCTAGCAGTGTTGGCTGAACAAAAAAAATTAGCTACTAAAATTGGTGCAATAATTCTTTCAGCCGCTGTTTTGGATGATATTATAGCTTTAGTAGCGGTAACATTGTTTTCAATATTTGTTGGTGGCGGGACACTAGGTATCAATAATTTACTACCCTTATTCGCTTTTGCATTAGGTTTGATTTTGAGAAAGTACGATTTTGCCGAAAGATTGGGTTTTTTGAGCACAAAATCCGGAAATTATTTTTTTTATCCAGTATTTTTTGGATCAATTGGTCTGGAGGTGGCAGTGCAAGATTTAAATAACAAACTACCTGCCATTGTATTATTTAGTTTACTAGCTGTAATTACTAAATTCTATGGTTCTTACGTAGGTGCTAGACTGTCAGGACTTGATACTAATATGGCAAACGCAATTGGATCTGGGATGATATCCAGAGGAGAGATGGCTTTGGTCATTATTCAGATAGGAATATCTTCGAAAATTATTAATGATGATATATCGTCAGAATTTATAGTTGCAGTAATTATTTCAACAATCGTCGCACCAATAATAATGAAGCCATTATTTAAAAAAGTATAGCAAATTGCTAAAGCGATACTTTTTAATAGTTATTGTTTTTCTAGTTTATTGCATAAAAAAGGCTTTTCTGTTAATGGTAAAAGCAACGACAAAAATACATCGTTTCTCTTAATCAACAGTATGGGCGGGGGTCATAATTAAATTATAACTAACCTGTGATAGTTTAAAACTAATTGCGACTTTAAACATATTCAATCAACGTAAAACGTCTTAAATGGGCTTATATTACTTCAAATTAAAACCGTTATATGTTCAACTTTATTGCTGAATGTATAACGGCTTTTTTATGCATATTTGATGTCAACAAATGTCAACATTTTGGTTGCAACGATGTTAGCAAATGTTAGCATTTAATACCAACATTTACCAACATTTTAGACTAACAAATACTAACATTTGTGTGCGTAAATATCGGCTGTTATTAGTCTGATAGTCGCAATCCAATAGGCTTAACAGAGGGGATGAGGTAGCTATAAATACCACTTCAACACTTTTATATTATGTTGCAACCTTTTGGTGTAACCTTGCAACCTTTTTGAATTTAGTTACATTGAATTTGTAACTTTTTGTGTGCATACCTTTTTAGTTTTGTGTGCACACTTTTTATAAATTTAATATTAGGTTTTATTAGGTTTTTATGTCAAGTTATGTCAAGTTTTCAGGTAAGTTTAGTAAGGTCGTAATTTATTCTATGTATCGAGATAGACTGAATTATCAGTCGTACTCGTTTGGTTAATAATTAGTCTTTTATTGCTTTAAATTCAATCAATATTTAATATTATCGTTTATGCGTATATTTTGCATAATATGCAC
Coding sequences within:
- a CDS encoding cation:proton antiporter → MEYLLLFLLTIVTIALGKIGKRFGLSEVVGQLLSGIFLGTSFLNIVHPSNLIHLIAEVGVFLLMLNSGLESDLKEMKKYIKASSTIAVAGVLFPLIAFPITFLLFGYSVQASIFAGVVFSATSISITLAVLAEQKKLATKIGAIILSAAVLDDIIALVAVTLFSIFVGGGTLGINNLLPLFAFALGLILRKYDFAERLGFLSTKSGNYFFYPVFFGSIGLEVAVQDLNNKLPAIVLFSLLAVITKFYGSYVGARLSGLDTNMANAIGSGMISRGEMALVIIQIGISSKIINDDISSEFIVAVIISTIVAPIIMKPLFKKV